A single window of Aminobacterium mobile DSM 12262 DNA harbors:
- a CDS encoding transporter substrate-binding domain-containing protein: protein MRKKSWIVTLLFTYFFSLFVFYLPSWGAGVGGRVIYVVGDRTLDPFEFIGEKQKPTGFLVELLQSIAKEKELALNFRMVRWQEVSELLYSSRVDLLLGVVDARSEDAILPHLAPVVTVYPPSQTERRGDFLPDVSGKEIGEYYFSLPVMKVPYSIFTRKGFGSTRLSDVSGKAVVVERGSAEEEYLRSSGLTSNIVLADHPVEILHLLSSGQYDFALMNLYQGLAAYKKLHITNVVAMPQVLFSGDWGYTIAHGDIFLAEILREGLAASRRDGSYDKLYRKWFDEYRQEGKIDKELITKVIGAFAIAIFLTLLWNLSLKRQVTRIVREREKLIDFIRDGILAIDNLGRVTLINRSARKLLNISFDVEGEDVDSLVPEINLKGFLTSGEITYDLEQNVGGTPLIVNKVPVVLNNQIAGAIASFRDMSEIRAMAEEMTGVRMYVDSLRVQNHEFVNKLQAIAGLIQLGKYERALSFIAQEQAPGQITASLIAERIKNPAVGGILLGKMGRCKELAIECEITPDSYCGELVHISDQALVIIIGNLMENAIEAVVDLYDRKGKISFSIFDESNQILLCVWDNGGRLSEELATKIFEKGFSTKARPRTSGYGLYNIRRMVDALGGDISLDFSPGEFTEFIVTLPNREGGDHFE, encoded by the coding sequence ATGAGAAAAAAAAGTTGGATAGTGACTCTTCTTTTCACTTATTTTTTTAGCCTCTTTGTTTTTTATTTGCCGAGCTGGGGGGCAGGTGTAGGCGGGAGAGTTATTTACGTGGTGGGAGATCGAACGTTAGATCCCTTTGAGTTTATTGGAGAAAAACAAAAACCAACGGGGTTCCTTGTTGAACTTTTGCAATCTATTGCCAAAGAGAAGGAACTTGCTCTAAATTTCAGAATGGTTCGTTGGCAAGAAGTCTCAGAGCTTCTTTATTCTTCTCGTGTAGATTTATTGTTGGGAGTTGTAGATGCCCGAAGCGAAGATGCTATATTGCCTCATTTAGCACCAGTAGTGACCGTGTATCCTCCTTCGCAAACAGAAAGGCGAGGAGATTTTTTGCCCGACGTATCTGGAAAAGAGATAGGAGAGTATTATTTTTCTCTCCCCGTGATGAAGGTCCCTTATTCCATTTTTACCCGAAAAGGATTTGGCAGTACCCGCTTGAGCGATGTATCAGGGAAAGCTGTTGTTGTGGAGAGAGGTAGTGCTGAAGAGGAGTATCTTCGCTCGAGTGGTCTAACGTCAAATATTGTATTGGCAGATCATCCCGTGGAGATTCTCCACCTCCTCTCTTCTGGGCAGTATGATTTTGCCCTCATGAATCTTTACCAAGGCTTAGCAGCCTATAAAAAACTCCACATTACAAATGTAGTTGCCATGCCCCAGGTTCTTTTTAGTGGTGATTGGGGATACACAATTGCTCACGGAGATATATTTTTAGCGGAAATACTGCGAGAAGGGTTAGCGGCTTCTCGTCGTGACGGCTCTTACGATAAGCTTTATCGCAAATGGTTCGATGAATATAGGCAAGAAGGGAAAATCGATAAAGAGTTAATAACAAAAGTTATTGGCGCCTTTGCCATTGCCATATTTCTCACTCTTTTATGGAATCTGTCACTTAAAAGGCAAGTGACCAGGATAGTAAGAGAAAGAGAGAAGTTAATTGACTTTATTCGTGATGGCATTTTGGCTATAGATAATCTTGGCCGCGTGACCCTAATTAATCGCTCTGCTCGTAAGCTTTTGAATATTTCCTTCGATGTAGAGGGAGAAGATGTGGACAGTCTGGTTCCTGAAATTAACCTTAAGGGATTTTTAACATCTGGCGAAATAACATATGACCTTGAGCAGAACGTGGGAGGGACCCCCTTGATTGTGAATAAAGTTCCTGTCGTATTAAACAACCAAATAGCTGGGGCCATTGCCAGTTTCCGCGATATGTCAGAAATTCGTGCCATGGCTGAAGAGATGACAGGTGTTCGTATGTATGTAGATTCCTTGCGTGTTCAGAATCACGAATTTGTGAATAAACTCCAGGCTATAGCTGGTCTCATTCAGTTGGGCAAATATGAACGGGCCTTAAGCTTTATAGCTCAGGAACAAGCCCCAGGGCAAATTACAGCTTCTTTGATTGCGGAACGAATTAAAAACCCAGCAGTGGGAGGTATTCTTTTAGGGAAAATGGGGCGATGCAAAGAACTGGCTATCGAGTGCGAAATTACGCCCGATAGCTATTGCGGAGAACTTGTACATATCAGTGATCAGGCACTTGTTATTATTATCGGGAATCTTATGGAAAACGCTATAGAGGCTGTGGTTGATCTTTATGATCGAAAAGGGAAAATATCTTTCTCTATTTTTGATGAGTCGAACCAGATATTATTATGTGTTTGGGATAATGGGGGGAGACTTTCAGAGGAGTTGGCAACTAAAATTTTTGAGAAAGGCTTTTCTACAAAAGCTCGTCCTCGTACATCTGGATATGGGCTTTATAACATTAGAAGAATGGTAGATGCCTTAGGAGGAGATATTTCGTTAGACTTCAGTCCAGGTGAATTTACCGAGTTTATTGTCACGCTGCCAAACAGAGAAGGGGGGGATCACTTTGAGTAG
- a CDS encoding response regulator has product MSRIDVLVVEDDPMVAEIHQNFINTLEGFRVVAVAGDGAKALELLETLPVRLLILDIFLPGLDGLNTLRKIREQQKNVDVIIVSASRDVNTVNEAIQAGAFDYIVKPFVYERLKASLESFRQMETKLRRGPRDVDQADIDSLFQVKSRKNYQSSLPKGLNPEMLKKVERLLRQSNCSLSAVEAAEALCVSRITARRYLEYLVASGKATMKREYQEVGRPINKY; this is encoded by the coding sequence TTGAGTAGAATCGATGTCCTTGTTGTAGAGGATGATCCTATGGTGGCAGAGATACACCAAAATTTTATTAATACCCTGGAAGGCTTTCGTGTCGTTGCTGTGGCTGGGGATGGTGCAAAGGCCCTCGAATTGCTTGAGACTCTGCCAGTTCGTCTTTTAATTCTTGATATTTTTCTCCCAGGTCTTGATGGCTTAAATACACTACGCAAAATACGAGAACAACAAAAGAATGTAGATGTAATTATTGTTTCGGCGTCACGAGATGTAAATACTGTTAACGAAGCTATTCAAGCAGGAGCTTTTGATTATATAGTAAAACCATTTGTATATGAACGTTTGAAAGCATCTCTAGAATCTTTCAGACAAATGGAAACGAAGCTCCGAAGGGGACCTCGTGATGTAGACCAAGCGGATATAGACAGTCTTTTTCAAGTAAAAAGCCGTAAAAATTATCAGTCGTCTCTTCCTAAGGGATTGAATCCAGAAATGCTTAAAAAGGTAGAGAGACTATTGCGACAAAGCAACTGTTCTCTTTCTGCTGTGGAGGCAGCTGAGGCTCTTTGTGTCTCTCGAATTACGGCGAGACGGTATCTAGAATATCTTGTAGCTTCAGGAAAAGCTACGATGAAAAGAGAATATCAGGAAGTAGGACGCCCCATTAATAAATACTGA
- a CDS encoding succinylglutamate desuccinylase, which yields MNGKLKNAKILTLLVAAFFAIVAGKEFYGHRNYKEAVVPSSSLAEVKKLSDYEPSLKGTVNDSNVYIFDSGVPGGTAFLIGGTHPEEPAANLTATLIAENAKVEQGRLIIVIRASRSASTCTRMGEAYPTYYYVKTPWGEKQFRMGDRCTNPLDSWPDPEVYIHYPSRQMLAYMDIRNLNRTWPGRPNGALTERTTYAMTQLIRQEKVDIAVDLHEAELEYPVENTIVTHEKGESVAAMTSMTLTSSLFKVPLSMEFSPKALHGLSHREIGDHTDAMSLLVEVAEPMLDRIRGITDEYLLMTGRDEFVMKAGEHKLLYAPIDEKGWPIDVRVGRHASTFLKMLEFYSMTAPDRSVVITGVPGYTEVIENSLGTYFHNPEEAPKDLVFYD from the coding sequence ATGAACGGAAAACTGAAAAACGCAAAGATCCTGACCCTCCTCGTAGCGGCCTTCTTCGCCATAGTGGCAGGGAAGGAGTTTTACGGGCACAGGAATTACAAGGAGGCGGTGGTGCCTTCATCGTCTCTCGCCGAGGTGAAGAAACTGTCGGATTATGAGCCAAGCCTGAAGGGGACCGTGAACGATAGCAACGTATATATTTTCGACAGCGGCGTCCCTGGCGGTACGGCATTTTTAATCGGCGGGACCCACCCGGAGGAGCCGGCAGCGAACCTGACAGCCACACTCATCGCTGAGAACGCGAAGGTTGAGCAGGGACGGCTTATTATCGTCATACGGGCGAGCCGGAGCGCCTCTACATGCACTCGCATGGGTGAGGCCTATCCCACATACTACTACGTGAAGACGCCGTGGGGAGAGAAACAGTTCCGCATGGGAGACCGATGCACCAACCCGCTGGACTCCTGGCCGGACCCCGAGGTGTATATCCACTACCCCAGCCGTCAGATGCTGGCCTATATGGATATCCGGAACCTGAACCGCACATGGCCGGGACGTCCCAACGGAGCTCTTACTGAGCGGACTACCTATGCCATGACCCAGCTGATCCGTCAGGAGAAGGTGGATATTGCGGTGGATCTTCATGAGGCGGAACTGGAGTACCCTGTGGAGAACACCATTGTGACCCACGAGAAGGGGGAATCTGTGGCGGCCATGACCTCCATGACCCTGACGTCCTCTCTTTTCAAAGTGCCGCTGAGCATGGAGTTCTCGCCCAAGGCCCTTCACGGCCTGTCTCACAGAGAGATTGGCGACCATACTGACGCCATGTCTCTGTTGGTGGAAGTGGCAGAGCCTATGTTGGACCGGATCCGAGGCATTACAGACGAGTATCTGCTCATGACCGGACGGGATGAGTTCGTGATGAAGGCTGGAGAGCATAAGCTCCTCTACGCGCCTATCGACGAGAAGGGCTGGCCTATTGACGTGAGGGTGGGACGGCATGCGTCTACATTCCTGAAGATGCTTGAATTCTACTCCATGACGGCGCCAGATCGGTCGGTTGTGATTACAGGCGTGCCTGGCTATACGGAAGTTATAGAAAATTCGCTGGGGACATACTTCCATAACCCTGAAGAAGCCCCCAAGGATTTGGTGTTTTACGATTAA
- a CDS encoding dipeptidase, which translates to MKKLRRGILVVFSCLLVVLMTMSAWACTDIVVGKDASADGSVITSHTADGAFYDARVRTIPGKTFPKGSKVDVFWNIGMDEDSEPVKIGEIPQVEKTYTYFHVGYPFMNEHGVAIGESTIGQKEELKTFRPDARALLTIEQLEIFALQRGKTAREAITVIGELAEKYGFLPSCGTEGESLTITDSEEAWLFEIRSAGFMWTPDSGKPGAVWVAQRVPDDCVLVVPNMSRIREINVNDKKNFMASKDYMQLAIDNGWYDPNSGKPFIWQEAYSPLTGNDDWSLSSMWIRNRLYTLYSQLDPTREWDPYAETMSYPFAVKPQKKLSVQDVMTMLRGHMEGTPFDMAADKAWYVREGDNMVKSPLATPFVTKDIRNLLNIPYSRPISKWDCAYSFVSQVRPGYPAPVRTVLWFGYDNPHTTCYVPIYSGVLETRESWRTFDRNAFSLNSAQWAFILADDLVNRRYQEAMEDLKAVRDPLEQGFAKQVLEIDKKALELAKKDPAKAQEYVTKFTNECMEKTEKTWWQLNWDLITKYNNNKKK; encoded by the coding sequence ATGAAAAAGTTACGCCGTGGAATTTTGGTAGTCTTTTCTTGTTTGCTAGTAGTCCTTATGACAATGTCTGCTTGGGCGTGCACTGATATTGTAGTAGGCAAAGATGCTTCTGCAGATGGCTCTGTTATTACATCTCATACGGCGGATGGCGCTTTTTACGATGCAAGAGTCCGAACAATCCCTGGGAAAACCTTCCCCAAGGGGAGCAAGGTTGATGTCTTCTGGAATATTGGTATGGATGAAGACTCTGAGCCAGTAAAAATAGGCGAGATTCCGCAGGTGGAGAAGACGTACACCTACTTCCATGTTGGTTACCCTTTCATGAATGAGCATGGTGTTGCTATAGGAGAAAGCACCATAGGGCAGAAGGAGGAGCTCAAAACCTTCCGTCCTGATGCTCGGGCTCTGTTAACCATCGAACAGCTCGAAATTTTTGCCCTTCAGAGAGGGAAAACAGCTCGTGAGGCTATAACTGTCATTGGAGAACTGGCCGAGAAATATGGATTCCTTCCCTCTTGCGGAACAGAAGGAGAGAGCCTTACGATCACTGACTCAGAAGAGGCTTGGTTGTTCGAGATTCGCAGTGCTGGATTTATGTGGACCCCTGATAGTGGCAAGCCTGGCGCCGTATGGGTAGCCCAAAGGGTACCCGATGACTGCGTATTAGTTGTTCCTAATATGAGCCGTATTAGGGAAATTAATGTGAATGATAAGAAGAATTTCATGGCTTCAAAGGATTACATGCAGCTGGCCATCGATAACGGTTGGTACGATCCCAATAGCGGAAAACCCTTTATTTGGCAGGAAGCCTACTCTCCTCTTACAGGAAATGACGACTGGTCTCTTTCTTCCATGTGGATCCGCAACCGCCTCTACACCCTCTACAGTCAGCTTGACCCCACTCGTGAATGGGATCCCTACGCTGAAACCATGAGCTATCCCTTTGCTGTCAAACCTCAGAAAAAGCTTTCTGTACAGGATGTAATGACGATGCTTCGTGGCCATATGGAAGGGACTCCTTTCGATATGGCTGCAGACAAAGCATGGTATGTCCGTGAAGGCGACAATATGGTGAAGAGCCCTCTCGCTACGCCCTTTGTTACAAAGGATATTCGGAACCTTCTCAACATACCTTATAGCAGACCTATATCAAAGTGGGATTGCGCATATAGCTTTGTCTCACAGGTTCGCCCCGGCTATCCTGCTCCTGTAAGAACGGTTCTCTGGTTTGGTTATGACAACCCCCATACCACATGCTACGTTCCTATTTATTCGGGCGTTCTTGAGACAAGGGAAAGTTGGAGAACGTTCGATCGTAACGCTTTCAGCCTCAACTCTGCACAATGGGCGTTTATTCTGGCTGACGATCTTGTAAATCGCCGTTACCAGGAAGCCATGGAGGATTTAAAAGCTGTGCGAGATCCTTTAGAGCAGGGATTTGCTAAACAGGTTTTGGAAATAGATAAAAAAGCGTTGGAACTCGCCAAGAAAGACCCAGCCAAGGCTCAAGAATATGTAACAAAATTTACGAACGAATGTATGGAAAAAACAGAAAAAACTTGGTGGCAACTGAACTGGGATCTTATAACGAAGTACAATAACAACAAAAAGAAATAA
- a CDS encoding cupin domain-containing protein: protein MEGNVNLYNQQTATLEEEVIELLSSQGNVRIERILSMGQASPEGFWYDQEEMEWVCVLEGQGVLQWEDGSKRVLERGDWIMIPPHVRHRVLSTSVTPPCIWLAFFWKYEK, encoded by the coding sequence ATGGAAGGAAATGTAAATCTTTATAATCAGCAGACAGCAACTCTTGAGGAAGAGGTGATAGAACTCCTTTCTTCTCAGGGGAATGTGCGAATAGAGCGCATCCTTTCTATGGGGCAGGCTTCCCCAGAAGGATTTTGGTACGATCAGGAAGAGATGGAGTGGGTGTGTGTCCTTGAAGGACAGGGTGTTCTTCAGTGGGAGGATGGAAGCAAAAGGGTCCTTGAAAGAGGAGATTGGATTATGATCCCTCCCCATGTTCGCCATCGGGTTCTTTCAACAAGTGTAACCCCACCATGTATATGGCTAGCATTTTTCTGGAAGTATGAAAAATGA
- a CDS encoding MFS transporter: protein MCERTATTVENGSTFKLSLLSIGHFFNDLYAAFLPTFVPTIISRLGITMAQAGLLNSVVGIMHILLQPLLGYVSDRTARSYLVMVGPILTCLGATFLPSSPTYGMALLFVGIWGIGSATFHPQGHGGVGHVVPQEKLTASLAIFSVAGNIGVTVSPLFAVALAKLVGIEKIPYVAIIPVLIVAFAIYRYMPVLSQEGIAFPKVEKGLFRSLASVFSIIYPVWAVSVARDATSQGIRFFLPIRISAEGGDISAVGTILFLVMLFSTLGMLISGKLSDRFGKVRVLIFVLIAGPLLMIPAAFISGGASILLYIIGTSVINSSMPITAAVAQEQVPNSRGMASSIVMGLSWGLANLLTGPLGKIGDIFGITSTMLVIAALPLLALPMFFKEIFREKKVANR, encoded by the coding sequence ATGTGTGAAAGAACAGCAACTACGGTAGAAAATGGATCTACATTTAAATTGTCTCTCTTATCGATAGGTCACTTTTTCAATGATCTCTATGCGGCGTTTCTTCCTACTTTTGTTCCTACCATTATTTCTCGACTTGGCATTACTATGGCTCAGGCGGGGTTGTTGAATTCGGTGGTAGGAATTATGCACATATTGCTTCAACCCCTATTGGGCTATGTATCAGATAGAACAGCTCGTTCATATCTTGTGATGGTTGGTCCTATTCTCACCTGTTTGGGAGCTACATTTCTTCCCAGTTCCCCAACCTATGGTATGGCTCTTCTTTTCGTAGGGATATGGGGGATAGGGAGCGCCACTTTTCATCCTCAAGGGCATGGTGGCGTAGGACATGTAGTGCCTCAAGAAAAGCTCACAGCTTCGTTGGCTATTTTTAGTGTGGCCGGAAATATAGGAGTAACGGTAAGTCCTCTTTTTGCCGTGGCGCTGGCAAAACTTGTCGGAATTGAAAAGATACCGTATGTAGCAATAATTCCTGTTTTGATTGTAGCTTTCGCTATTTATCGATATATGCCAGTGTTGAGTCAGGAAGGAATAGCCTTCCCAAAGGTTGAAAAGGGCCTCTTTCGTTCTCTGGCTTCCGTTTTTTCTATTATTTACCCTGTTTGGGCTGTGTCTGTAGCTCGCGACGCTACAAGCCAGGGGATCCGTTTCTTTCTACCCATCCGCATTTCGGCAGAAGGCGGCGATATTAGCGCTGTGGGGACGATTCTCTTTCTAGTCATGCTTTTTAGCACGTTGGGGATGTTGATAAGCGGGAAGCTCTCTGATCGATTTGGTAAGGTTCGTGTTCTTATTTTTGTCCTTATAGCTGGGCCTCTGCTCATGATTCCTGCTGCTTTTATATCGGGGGGTGCTTCTATATTGCTTTATATTATTGGGACGTCTGTTATTAATTCCAGTATGCCTATTACTGCAGCTGTAGCTCAAGAGCAGGTTCCTAATTCCCGCGGCATGGCAAGTTCCATTGTTATGGGGCTTTCGTGGGGGTTGGCCAATTTATTAACTGGGCCTCTTGGAAAGATCGGAGATATTTTCGGCATTACATCTACTATGCTTGTTATAGCGGCTCTTCCGCTTTTGGCTTTACCCATGTTTTTTAAGGAAATTTTTCGAGAGAAGAAAGTTGCCAATAGATAA
- the ablA gene encoding lysine 2,3-aminomutase — MSSTPRKLKPRDSVEKTPASLSDVRQWTRKNDQGKKKMPALRDLRREVSGEQWNDWHWQLANRITSVEQLEGLISLTKSELSTIKRSLNVLRMAITPYFASLMDRNDPNCPIRKQCVPTLQETLISQTDQRDPLHEEIDSPVPGLTHRYPDRCLLLVTDQCSMYCRHCTRRRFAGQTDHPRSHEEIEACIDYIRKTPVIRDVLISGGDPLTLSDQQLESILEEIRAIPHVEIIRIGTRVPVVMPMRITDDLCNMLKKYHPLWMNIQFNHPKEITPESSEACRKLADAGIPLGNQSVLLKEINDCPYIFRELNQQLLKLRVRPYYIYQCDLSQGIEHFRTSIGKGIEIMEFLRGHTSGMAVPTFVVDAPGGGGKIPVMPNYVVSCSDRKTILRNFEGVLTVYTEPDDNQSKCGGHCTAICNHQKELSSGGVAALFEKEGASMEPENLPRKKRSQKWPSAEKGR; from the coding sequence TTGTCATCTACACCAAGGAAATTAAAGCCTCGAGATAGTGTGGAAAAAACACCGGCGTCCCTTTCTGACGTCCGCCAATGGACCCGGAAAAATGACCAGGGAAAAAAGAAGATGCCCGCTCTCCGAGATTTACGAAGAGAGGTTAGCGGGGAGCAGTGGAACGATTGGCATTGGCAACTCGCTAATCGCATTACAAGTGTGGAGCAACTAGAGGGACTTATCTCCCTTACAAAAAGCGAACTTTCAACTATAAAAAGAAGCCTGAATGTTTTACGCATGGCTATTACACCTTATTTTGCTTCTCTAATGGACCGGAACGATCCCAACTGTCCTATTAGAAAACAATGTGTCCCCACCTTGCAGGAAACATTGATCTCACAAACAGACCAGAGAGACCCCCTCCATGAAGAAATAGATTCGCCTGTCCCAGGGCTCACTCATCGCTACCCCGACCGGTGCCTGCTTCTTGTTACAGACCAGTGTTCCATGTATTGTCGGCACTGCACCCGACGACGTTTTGCCGGGCAAACAGACCATCCTCGAAGCCATGAAGAAATAGAAGCCTGTATCGACTACATTCGAAAAACTCCTGTTATTCGGGATGTTCTTATTTCAGGCGGCGACCCTCTTACTCTTTCTGACCAACAGCTTGAATCTATATTGGAGGAAATCCGCGCCATTCCTCATGTTGAGATTATACGAATCGGCACTCGAGTCCCTGTAGTTATGCCCATGAGGATCACCGATGACCTATGTAACATGCTCAAAAAATATCATCCTTTGTGGATGAATATTCAGTTCAATCATCCTAAGGAAATTACCCCAGAATCATCAGAAGCCTGTCGCAAACTTGCAGATGCAGGCATTCCTCTGGGGAATCAATCAGTACTCCTCAAAGAGATCAATGACTGCCCCTACATTTTCAGAGAACTAAATCAACAACTTTTAAAGCTTCGTGTTCGGCCATACTACATATACCAATGTGATCTCTCACAAGGAATAGAACACTTCAGAACGTCCATAGGGAAAGGCATTGAAATTATGGAATTCTTACGGGGTCACACTTCAGGTATGGCTGTACCCACATTTGTAGTAGACGCTCCTGGCGGCGGAGGGAAAATTCCGGTGATGCCAAACTATGTTGTCTCCTGTTCAGATCGGAAAACCATCCTCAGGAATTTTGAGGGAGTTCTTACAGTCTATACAGAACCAGATGACAACCAAAGTAAATGTGGTGGACACTGCACTGCTATTTGCAATCACCAAAAAGAACTTTCTTCGGGAGGAGTTGCAGCTCTTTTTGAAAAAGAAGGGGCTTCGATGGAACCTGAAAACCTTCCTCGGAAAAAACGAAGTCAAAAGTGGCCCTCTGCTGAGAAAGGCAGATAA
- a CDS encoding GNAT family N-acetyltransferase, whose product MNIETYIAIAEATKAFTQEELSVLREVLTEYESTPAKDYIVLEEYREGVLAGFLIYGPTPMTRFAWDLYWIVVNPCFQRQGLGIFLNSKMEQQLLKHNSKAVIRVETSGRSEYTGQRHFYIGAGYIESGRIHDFYGEGDDLVIYTKEIKASR is encoded by the coding sequence ATGAACATAGAAACGTATATTGCTATTGCAGAAGCAACAAAAGCTTTTACACAAGAAGAGCTTTCTGTTCTGCGAGAAGTTCTTACAGAATACGAGTCAACCCCTGCAAAAGACTATATCGTGCTGGAGGAATACAGAGAGGGAGTCTTAGCAGGTTTCCTGATCTACGGACCTACGCCCATGACCCGTTTTGCTTGGGATCTCTACTGGATAGTGGTAAATCCCTGCTTCCAGCGCCAAGGGTTAGGGATTTTTCTAAATTCAAAAATGGAGCAGCAGTTATTAAAACACAATTCTAAGGCTGTTATTCGAGTAGAAACATCTGGTAGAAGCGAATATACCGGGCAACGACATTTCTATATTGGAGCCGGTTACATAGAAAGTGGACGAATCCATGATTTTTACGGGGAGGGTGATGACCTTGTCATCTACACCAAGGAAATTAAAGCCTCGAGATAG
- a CDS encoding D-alanine--D-alanine ligase family protein, whose amino-acid sequence MHSVEQNIEPPSTTLRLLIAAAKEKTERQDLLDSLICREEVGCALTSRGYSVVDLDVTPHGLDNPSSLFLRVANFQDVCIFNLFEGFGSQPCQEADFCELLEKKGIPFTGNPSHVLRLCLDKWALKLRLRQEGISVPWGICITSSYSSISMGKKKWPFPLFIKPSREDGSVGIDETSLVQNYEELQEQFQKKLPQFPDGLLVEEFLGGSEYSIAFLGNDPYEVVGVSTLDYDRYPALTPFLTYKAKWDKESPDWRLCPEDLELPAAQKELIIGTGAKAAAIAGCKGYFRVDLREKDGHFYVIDVNPNPALTRDSGFARQYTKGGRSYEDLICHIVNLALKDHIKEAKS is encoded by the coding sequence ATGCATAGCGTCGAACAGAATATCGAGCCTCCCAGTACCACCCTGCGGCTTCTTATAGCCGCAGCAAAAGAAAAAACAGAGCGCCAAGATCTTCTTGACAGCCTTATATGCCGAGAAGAGGTAGGATGTGCTTTAACGTCGAGGGGCTACTCTGTAGTCGATCTCGATGTTACTCCTCATGGCTTGGATAATCCTTCCTCCCTGTTTTTACGAGTAGCAAACTTTCAAGATGTGTGTATCTTTAATCTTTTTGAAGGTTTTGGCTCCCAGCCTTGTCAAGAAGCAGATTTTTGCGAGCTTCTTGAAAAAAAAGGCATCCCTTTTACCGGAAACCCTTCACATGTCCTTCGCCTTTGTCTCGACAAATGGGCTTTGAAACTGCGTCTACGCCAAGAAGGTATTTCCGTCCCGTGGGGGATATGCATTACCTCTTCCTATTCCTCCATATCTATGGGCAAAAAAAAATGGCCCTTCCCTCTATTTATTAAGCCCTCTAGAGAAGATGGGAGCGTAGGTATCGACGAAACCTCTCTCGTCCAAAACTATGAGGAGTTACAAGAGCAATTTCAAAAGAAATTGCCCCAATTCCCAGATGGCCTGCTTGTAGAAGAGTTTTTAGGTGGATCTGAGTATAGCATCGCTTTTCTAGGAAATGATCCTTATGAAGTAGTAGGTGTTTCCACCCTTGACTACGATCGCTATCCCGCTCTTACGCCATTTCTTACATACAAGGCGAAATGGGATAAGGAGAGTCCTGACTGGAGACTCTGCCCAGAAGATCTGGAGTTGCCTGCTGCTCAAAAAGAATTAATTATCGGAACAGGCGCCAAGGCAGCAGCTATAGCTGGTTGTAAAGGCTACTTTCGGGTTGATTTACGCGAAAAAGATGGACATTTTTATGTTATTGATGTGAACCCCAACCCGGCTTTAACTCGAGATAGTGGTTTCGCCCGTCAGTATACGAAAGGGGGCAGGTCTTACGAAGATTTGATCTGCCATATAGTCAATCTTGCGTTAAAAGACCATATAAAAGAGGCTAAATCATGA